A portion of the Granulosicoccus antarcticus IMCC3135 genome contains these proteins:
- a CDS encoding acetyltransferase, with protein MQKTLLIIGAGGHARVIADSATESGEWDLINLYDDAWPELKTSGTWSITGTIHNLLEQKPENTSQVIIAIGSNQRRYTLQERFSEAGWKITKVIHPSATISQHTHIGVGTVVMAGVVINSGTNIGNACIINTCTSVDHDCLLGNAVHLSPGTTLAGTVTVGDGCWIGVGSSVINNIHIGKNTVIGAGATVIRNIPKNVLAVGTPTQIIKNL; from the coding sequence ATGCAAAAAACTTTGTTGATTATTGGCGCAGGGGGCCACGCAAGAGTTATAGCCGACTCGGCCACAGAATCTGGAGAATGGGACTTAATCAATCTATATGATGACGCATGGCCAGAACTGAAAACGAGCGGAACCTGGTCCATTACAGGAACTATCCACAACTTACTGGAACAAAAACCCGAGAACACCAGCCAAGTCATAATTGCTATTGGAAGTAACCAGCGTAGATATACCTTACAAGAACGATTCAGCGAAGCTGGCTGGAAAATTACCAAGGTTATCCATCCTTCAGCCACTATAAGCCAACACACCCATATCGGAGTGGGGACGGTTGTAATGGCAGGAGTAGTCATAAACTCGGGCACCAATATTGGCAACGCATGCATCATCAACACCTGCACTAGCGTAGATCATGACTGTCTTTTAGGCAATGCGGTGCACCTCAGCCCGGGGACGACACTAGCAGGCACAGTTACTGTTGGAGATGGCTGCTGGATTGGTGTCGGGTCTTCTGTCATAAATAATATACATATAGGAAAAAATACCGTGATCGGTGCCGGAGCAACAGTTATTCGCAATATTCCAAAGAATGTACTTGCCGTCGGAACGCCCACCCAGATTATTAAAAATTTGTAG
- the tviB gene encoding Vi polysaccharide biosynthesis UDP-N-acetylglucosamine C-6 dehydrogenase TviB: MFQISDKDTIAVIGLGYVGLPLAVEFGKNTKTIGFDIHTARIEELQNGHDRTLEVSAEEMQGSPLLSYTSSLDDLAKCKVFIVTVPTPINKHKQPDLTPLIRASESIGKVMQKGSVVVYESTVYPGATEEVCVPILERVSGMTFNTDFFAGYSPERINPGDKEHRVSTIMKVTSGSTPEVADAVDGLYRRIITAGTHKAGSIKVAEAAKVIENTQRDLNIALINELALIFDRLDIDTLEVLEAAGTKWNFLNFRPGLVGGHCISVDPYYLTHKAQEIGYHPQVILSGRQINDGMGAYVAERVVKMLTRRRIHVVGANILILGLAFKENCPDLRNTRVVDIVEELEHYHANVDVYDPWVDASEAQREYGITPIESPAKASYDAIILAVAHHQFITLGSKEIRKLGKPENVLYDIKSILPKESVDARL, translated from the coding sequence ATGTTTCAAATCAGTGACAAAGATACGATTGCAGTAATTGGCTTGGGGTATGTAGGGCTTCCTCTGGCTGTAGAGTTTGGTAAAAACACTAAAACTATCGGCTTCGACATACACACTGCACGTATTGAAGAATTGCAGAACGGGCATGACCGCACTTTAGAGGTCTCTGCAGAAGAAATGCAGGGCTCTCCTCTACTCTCTTACACCAGCTCTCTTGACGATCTAGCCAAATGTAAAGTTTTTATCGTCACTGTACCGACCCCTATCAACAAGCACAAGCAACCTGACCTCACACCGCTTATACGTGCCAGCGAATCCATTGGCAAAGTCATGCAGAAGGGAAGCGTGGTTGTTTACGAATCCACCGTCTACCCAGGCGCTACGGAAGAAGTTTGTGTTCCCATTCTGGAGCGCGTATCTGGCATGACTTTTAATACCGATTTTTTTGCAGGTTATAGCCCGGAGAGAATCAACCCTGGTGATAAAGAACATCGTGTCAGCACGATCATGAAAGTCACCTCTGGCTCAACGCCTGAAGTCGCCGATGCCGTAGATGGCCTGTACCGTCGCATCATTACCGCAGGAACACACAAGGCAGGCTCTATCAAGGTCGCAGAAGCAGCCAAGGTAATCGAAAATACACAGCGCGATCTCAATATTGCCCTTATTAACGAACTGGCCCTGATTTTCGACCGCCTAGACATAGATACACTAGAAGTCCTTGAAGCTGCTGGTACCAAATGGAATTTTCTGAATTTTCGCCCAGGCCTCGTAGGCGGTCATTGCATTAGCGTCGATCCTTATTACCTAACGCATAAGGCACAGGAGATAGGCTACCACCCTCAGGTTATCCTCTCTGGGAGGCAGATCAACGACGGCATGGGCGCATACGTAGCCGAACGTGTTGTGAAAATGCTAACACGTCGACGCATCCACGTAGTTGGAGCCAACATTCTGATTCTGGGACTGGCGTTTAAGGAAAACTGCCCTGACCTGCGCAATACTCGAGTCGTTGACATCGTCGAAGAACTTGAGCATTATCATGCAAATGTTGATGTTTATGACCCATGGGTGGATGCCAGTGAAGCACAACGCGAGTATGGCATCACGCCGATAGAGTCACCCGCAAAAGCAAGCTACGACGCAATTATTCTAGCCGTTGCACACCATCAATTCATCACTCTAGGAAGCAAAGAAATTCGTAAACTTGGCAAGCCCGAAAATGTACTCTATGACATAAAAAGTATTCTTCCCAAAGAGTCCGTTGACGCTCGACTATAA
- a CDS encoding recombinase family protein: MSHQNICALYARVSSPKQAKDCTIDSQIQALKERIVSDGGQLIDDMVFSDAGVSGATLIRPELERLRDAISIGAVDHLYIHSPDRLSRKYAHQALLMEEFASAGVVVNFLNHKVGTSPEEEMLLQMQGMFAEYERAKIIERHRRGKLHRARVGSVNVLSGAPYGYRYTRKQLDGKPAQYVIDLEQAKTVRQIFNWIGVDRLSIGAVCRRLGEANIPTKTGKSHWDRSVVWSMLQNPAYMGKAAFGKTKAGALMPRVRPQKHSAETPKKPHSTHRVQRKDWIEIPVPPIVSQPLYEAVQAQLDENRKRARVGERGAKHLLQGLTVCGHCHYAYYGKRVSPSTAKGKFQYAYYRCIGTDAYRFGGQRICDNSQVRTQTLDELVWAEVINALENPERLKKEYERRLNVLEKKEHERHDITALKQQKAQLKKGASRLIDSYASDVIDQQDFEPKIKQIKARITEIEEQIEQGDQSQSAQRELFLVINHLEEFAKTINVNLSTTDFITKRDTIRALVKRVEIYKEEVVVIFRIDPTPSHSVSSGPAIPGRFETPIESIR, from the coding sequence ATGAGCCATCAAAACATCTGCGCACTCTACGCACGAGTCTCATCGCCAAAGCAGGCCAAGGATTGCACCATCGATAGCCAGATCCAGGCGCTGAAAGAGAGGATTGTCAGCGACGGCGGGCAGCTTATCGATGACATGGTTTTCAGTGATGCGGGAGTGAGTGGCGCTACGCTGATCCGTCCGGAATTGGAGAGGTTGCGTGATGCGATTTCTATCGGAGCCGTTGATCACCTGTATATTCATTCCCCGGATCGACTCTCGCGCAAGTATGCCCACCAGGCTTTGCTCATGGAGGAGTTTGCCAGCGCAGGGGTTGTCGTCAACTTTCTAAACCACAAGGTTGGCACCTCACCCGAAGAGGAAATGTTATTGCAGATGCAAGGGATGTTTGCCGAGTACGAGAGAGCTAAGATCATCGAGCGTCATCGTCGAGGGAAGCTTCACCGCGCTCGTGTGGGCAGCGTTAACGTACTCTCTGGAGCACCCTACGGTTATCGCTATACACGCAAGCAACTCGACGGTAAACCTGCCCAGTATGTGATTGATCTTGAGCAGGCGAAAACAGTACGTCAGATATTCAACTGGATAGGGGTCGACAGACTCAGTATTGGAGCGGTATGCCGGCGTCTTGGTGAAGCGAATATCCCTACAAAAACAGGAAAAAGCCACTGGGATCGTAGTGTTGTCTGGAGCATGCTGCAGAATCCGGCGTACATGGGCAAAGCCGCTTTTGGAAAGACCAAGGCCGGTGCATTAATGCCGAGGGTACGACCCCAGAAGCACAGTGCCGAGACACCCAAGAAGCCGCACTCAACGCACCGAGTGCAACGTAAGGATTGGATCGAGATTCCTGTTCCGCCGATCGTAAGTCAGCCGTTGTACGAGGCGGTACAAGCTCAACTGGACGAGAACCGAAAGCGAGCACGAGTTGGAGAGCGTGGGGCTAAACATTTATTGCAAGGATTGACGGTATGTGGGCATTGTCACTACGCCTACTACGGCAAAAGAGTCAGCCCATCAACCGCTAAAGGAAAGTTTCAATATGCCTACTATCGTTGTATCGGAACGGATGCCTATCGCTTTGGTGGTCAAAGAATTTGTGACAATTCTCAGGTGCGAACTCAGACGCTGGATGAGTTGGTGTGGGCCGAGGTGATCAATGCACTGGAGAACCCTGAGAGGCTGAAAAAAGAGTACGAACGGCGCTTGAATGTTCTGGAGAAAAAGGAGCATGAGAGGCACGACATCACGGCGCTGAAACAGCAGAAAGCACAATTGAAAAAGGGTGCGTCACGCCTGATTGACAGCTATGCCAGTGATGTCATAGATCAACAGGATTTTGAGCCCAAGATCAAACAGATAAAGGCACGTATCACGGAAATCGAAGAGCAAATCGAGCAAGGGGATCAGTCCCAATCCGCACAGCGTGAGCTGTTTCTGGTTATCAACCACTTGGAGGAATTTGCTAAAACCATCAACGTGAATCTATCGACTACGGACTTCATCACCAAACGCGATACCATCCGAGCACTAGTCAAACGAGTTGAGATCTACAAGGAGGAAGTGGTGGTGATATTCCGTATTGATCCAACACCATCACACAGTGTCAGCAGTGGCCCAGCAATTCCCGGTCGATTTGAGACTCCAATAGAATCAATAAGATAG
- a CDS encoding ISAzo13 family transposase → MSREELSRKRLVDKIGLKYSQILLSLDERGRREWAATEAMALGHGGITIVHEASALSMPTIRSGIAELMERNGGAIESPRRVRRPGAGRPSKLAEDPELLGALESLVEPGTRGDPQSPLRWTTKSVRVLANELGAAGHSVSFRSVSTLLKQLGYSLQGNAKTIEGAQHPDRNAQFLYIAKQSKRHIKAAQPALSVDTKKKELVGAFKNGGQEYRPKGEPEKVKTHDFKGELGRVAPYGVYDIADNDAWVNVGISADTAEFAVQSIRRWWQTSGKARYGSAREIFITADCGGSNGYRSRLWKLELQGLSDELGRSISVSHFPPGTSKWNRIEHRLFSFITMNWRGKPLYDYRTVIELIGATKTEQGLEVRCELDTNTYEKGRKVTDEEMESINLHPHKFHGEWNYTIKPRE, encoded by the coding sequence ATGAGCAGAGAAGAATTGTCGCGCAAGCGTCTCGTAGATAAAATTGGTTTGAAATATTCGCAAATCCTTCTCTCACTCGACGAACGAGGCCGGCGCGAATGGGCTGCCACCGAGGCGATGGCATTGGGTCACGGCGGCATCACGATCGTTCACGAAGCAAGCGCCCTATCGATGCCTACTATACGTAGCGGCATCGCCGAGCTGATGGAGCGCAACGGCGGCGCGATTGAGTCTCCGCGTCGAGTTCGTCGTCCGGGTGCCGGACGCCCCTCGAAACTTGCCGAAGACCCCGAACTGCTCGGTGCTCTGGAGTCGCTTGTGGAGCCGGGCACACGCGGCGATCCACAGTCGCCGCTGCGTTGGACGACCAAGAGCGTGCGGGTGCTCGCAAACGAGCTTGGCGCGGCAGGGCATTCAGTGAGTTTCCGGAGCGTGTCGACGCTGCTCAAACAGTTGGGCTACTCTTTGCAAGGCAACGCAAAAACGATCGAAGGAGCTCAGCATCCAGACCGCAACGCGCAATTTCTATATATCGCCAAACAGAGCAAGCGACACATAAAGGCTGCACAGCCTGCGCTGTCGGTAGACACGAAAAAGAAGGAGCTTGTCGGAGCCTTCAAGAACGGCGGCCAAGAATATCGCCCCAAAGGTGAGCCGGAGAAGGTCAAGACCCACGATTTCAAGGGTGAGCTTGGCAGGGTGGCTCCGTACGGCGTTTACGACATCGCGGACAACGACGCCTGGGTGAACGTCGGGATCAGTGCGGACACGGCCGAGTTTGCGGTGCAAAGCATCCGCCGCTGGTGGCAGACATCCGGCAAGGCACGTTACGGATCGGCGCGCGAGATTTTTATCACCGCCGACTGCGGGGGCAGTAACGGTTACCGCAGCCGGCTCTGGAAGCTTGAACTTCAGGGGCTCAGTGACGAGCTGGGTCGATCAATCAGCGTCAGCCACTTTCCGCCGGGCACGAGCAAATGGAATCGAATCGAGCACCGACTCTTCAGCTTTATCACCATGAACTGGCGCGGCAAGCCGTTGTACGATTATCGCACGGTAATCGAGCTGATCGGAGCGACGAAGACAGAACAAGGACTAGAAGTACGCTGTGAGCTTGACACAAACACCTACGAGAAAGGGCGCAAGGTAACGGACGAAGAAATGGAGTCAATCAACCTGCACCCCCACAAATTCCATGGCGAGTGGAACTACACGATAAAACCACGGGAATAA
- a CDS encoding transposase, whose product MAAPFARFRPDVSMPGLLTTVRTAFDKVNDKRRQASVQYSMSDSLMAGLAIFSLKYPSLLMFDQHARSSEPVSNHNLRTLFGLSQVPCDSQMRAILDPVNPSELRGAFRAIHSGLQRSNSLKDFQLFNGKLLLSIDGTGTFSSTRISCKHCCVKKPKRNQKSDEGSEFYHQMLGAVIVHPERSTVLPLDFEPITRADGSNKNDCERNAGKRLIASLAAQYPKRGFIVIEDALAANGPHLKTLIEHRMDFIIVAKPGSNAALFETLDQRMKQGELQAWETVDEKTGLLRGYRICEQVPLNNTHTELLVNCLEYYEIDRQGKEHNWQWISSLQITPENAEQIMRAGRARWKIENETFNAAKNQGYHMGHSYGHGKQYLSSVLGGLMFLAFLIDQVQESFCRVFGEIRIHHKSRRNLWERLRAAFTTVKASEWEGFMRFWHKPGDFAFEIPSDRPT is encoded by the coding sequence ATGGCAGCCCCGTTTGCTCGTTTCCGCCCGGACGTTTCAATGCCCGGTTTGTTGACCACTGTTCGCACCGCCTTTGACAAAGTCAATGATAAGCGCAGGCAGGCCAGTGTCCAGTATTCGATGTCCGATTCGCTGATGGCTGGACTGGCGATCTTTTCACTCAAGTACCCCTCCTTATTGATGTTCGATCAGCATGCCCGTTCCAGCGAGCCTGTCTCGAACCACAATCTGCGCACCTTGTTCGGGTTGAGCCAAGTCCCCTGTGATTCTCAGATGCGCGCGATTCTCGATCCGGTCAATCCGAGCGAGTTGCGAGGCGCCTTTCGTGCCATTCACAGTGGCCTGCAGCGCAGCAACTCGCTCAAGGACTTCCAGTTGTTCAACGGCAAATTGTTGCTCTCGATAGACGGCACAGGCACTTTCTCATCCACTCGCATCAGCTGCAAGCACTGCTGCGTGAAAAAGCCCAAACGCAACCAGAAGTCTGATGAAGGATCAGAGTTCTACCATCAGATGCTCGGTGCCGTGATCGTTCATCCCGAACGCAGCACGGTGCTGCCACTGGATTTCGAGCCTATCACTCGTGCCGATGGCTCGAACAAGAATGACTGCGAACGCAATGCGGGTAAGCGCCTGATTGCCAGTCTTGCCGCTCAGTACCCCAAGCGTGGTTTCATTGTGATCGAAGATGCACTGGCTGCTAACGGGCCGCACTTAAAGACATTGATCGAACACCGGATGGACTTTATCATCGTTGCCAAACCCGGCTCTAACGCCGCACTTTTCGAGACGCTGGATCAGCGCATGAAGCAAGGGGAGTTGCAGGCGTGGGAAACAGTGGATGAGAAGACGGGCCTGCTTCGTGGTTATCGCATCTGCGAGCAAGTTCCCTTGAACAACACTCACACTGAGCTGCTGGTCAATTGTCTGGAGTACTACGAGATTGATCGACAGGGCAAGGAGCATAACTGGCAGTGGATCAGCAGCCTGCAGATCACCCCTGAGAACGCCGAGCAGATCATGCGCGCCGGACGCGCGCGATGGAAGATCGAGAATGAGACATTCAACGCAGCCAAGAACCAGGGCTATCACATGGGGCATTCCTACGGCCACGGAAAGCAGTACCTCTCCAGTGTGCTCGGTGGATTGATGTTCCTGGCTTTTCTGATCGATCAGGTCCAGGAGAGCTTCTGCCGGGTTTTCGGCGAAATCCGCATACATCACAAATCACGCCGGAACCTGTGGGAACGCCTGCGCGCCGCCTTTACCACCGTCAAAGCCTCCGAATGGGAGGGGTTCATGCGTTTTTGGCATAAGCCAGGCGACTTTGCCTTCGAGATACCTTCTGATCGGCCAACATAG
- a CDS encoding NAD-dependent epimerase/dehydratase family protein produces the protein MRILITGADGFVGGSILRAAIEAGYEARGSVRKQKDTTMSPLYVETGDLVDIQDWGHLLRNVDVIVHAAGAVHSQNVASGDAENFYNQVNFETTMKMAHAASKSGIRKFIFLSSASVYGANNGHGLVDEETEVSPSGFYGASKRKAEIALSTLADSGSMEIVILRPAMIFGTNCPGNFPRLVKLVKLGLPLPFAGLDGLRTFLHVDDLNNLLLSIFQESVGPSGIYNVASADTLSLVRTCEGIAKGVGRPLKIFNISKKLLFIGGPFSRVSDVMKKLDDSLIMSVKKAEADFSWTASTETYKKIVEVANTI, from the coding sequence TTGCGAATTCTAATTACAGGCGCGGATGGGTTTGTTGGAGGGAGTATTCTCAGGGCTGCTATTGAGGCTGGTTACGAAGCAAGAGGATCAGTTAGGAAACAAAAAGATACTACCATGTCGCCTTTATATGTTGAAACTGGTGATTTAGTAGATATACAAGATTGGGGTCATTTGCTCCGAAATGTTGATGTAATCGTTCACGCGGCTGGTGCGGTTCATTCTCAAAACGTAGCATCTGGCGACGCTGAAAATTTCTACAATCAAGTGAATTTCGAAACGACTATGAAAATGGCGCATGCCGCGTCTAAATCAGGTATTCGTAAATTTATTTTCCTAAGCTCTGCTAGTGTCTATGGTGCAAATAACGGACACGGACTTGTTGATGAAGAAACCGAAGTAAGTCCTAGTGGTTTCTATGGCGCTTCAAAGCGAAAGGCTGAAATCGCCCTCTCAACACTTGCGGATTCAGGGTCTATGGAGATTGTAATACTTAGGCCGGCAATGATATTTGGTACCAACTGCCCTGGAAATTTTCCGAGATTGGTAAAACTGGTGAAGCTTGGCCTCCCTCTACCATTTGCCGGTTTAGATGGCCTGCGCACTTTTTTGCATGTAGATGACTTAAACAATTTACTTTTAAGTATCTTTCAAGAATCTGTCGGGCCTAGTGGTATTTACAACGTAGCGTCCGCTGATACTTTATCTCTCGTACGTACATGCGAAGGTATTGCAAAAGGAGTTGGACGTCCCTTGAAAATATTCAATATTTCCAAGAAATTACTTTTCATCGGAGGACCATTTTCTCGTGTCTCAGACGTTATGAAAAAACTGGATGATTCGCTAATTATGTCAGTTAAGAAAGCAGAAGCAGATTTTTCCTGGACCGCATCAACAGAAACTTACAAAAAAATAGTGGAAGTAGCAAATACAATTTAA
- a CDS encoding cytidylyltransferase domain-containing protein codes for MSDVLLSGNIRILAIIPARGGSKRLPGKNTMQLLGKSLVEWSFDESQKSKYLSMTIISSDDEKVKTICDYRNMPFINRDTSLATDSASSVSVVLSVLDELSSSGVNFDYCCLLQPTSPLRRAEHIDEAITMLKNSNKDSIVSVCRSDPGSHWFVELKNAGRFSEIVSYGCDQDGRNNEYSLNGAIYVSKISVLRERESFFGPNTLAYPMLKSDSVDIDTFDDFKHAEDLLSKIC; via the coding sequence ATGTCTGATGTGTTACTTTCTGGAAATATAAGAATTTTGGCAATCATTCCTGCTAGAGGAGGAAGTAAAAGACTGCCTGGGAAAAATACGATGCAACTACTTGGAAAGTCCCTGGTTGAGTGGTCCTTTGATGAAAGTCAGAAATCTAAATATTTGAGTATGACTATTATTTCATCTGACGATGAAAAAGTAAAAACTATTTGCGATTATAGAAATATGCCTTTCATTAATCGTGATACTTCTTTAGCTACAGATAGTGCTTCTAGTGTGAGCGTAGTGCTGAGTGTCTTGGACGAGCTTTCTTCATCTGGTGTCAATTTTGACTATTGTTGCCTTTTGCAGCCTACCTCACCACTTAGGCGTGCAGAGCATATTGATGAAGCTATCACTATGTTGAAAAATTCGAATAAAGACAGTATTGTTTCTGTATGTAGGAGTGACCCTGGATCACACTGGTTTGTAGAGCTCAAGAATGCAGGTCGATTTTCAGAAATAGTATCTTATGGTTGTGATCAGGATGGTCGGAACAATGAATATAGTCTTAATGGCGCTATATACGTTTCTAAAATATCTGTATTGCGTGAGCGTGAATCATTTTTTGGCCCTAATACTCTCGCGTATCCAATGCTGAAATCCGATTCGGTTGATATTGATACTTTTGACGATTTCAAACACGCAGAGGATTTGTTGAGTAAGATTTGCTGA
- a CDS encoding phytanoyl-CoA dioxygenase family protein yields MNKKQFLSAIECAGLREQFDVHVGSGNIKIWTDTSESDVRVFHAEKKIPVFQKLYESLKAEYVESFGSEPDYSFLLVNRVVPKQGGLGSGGGWHRDSWFNQCKVFAFLSDVGESNGPLEYIPGSNSLLRKGCDILKYRRSLRVAAGANIEGVPVLLKAGQGFSMDTTVIHRGRPILEGVRYAATLYAFNLDSRRLVKCKQKFADL; encoded by the coding sequence ATGAATAAAAAGCAGTTTTTATCTGCTATTGAGTGTGCAGGTCTGCGTGAACAATTCGACGTCCATGTAGGCTCTGGTAATATCAAAATATGGACCGACACGTCGGAGTCTGATGTTAGAGTTTTTCATGCAGAAAAAAAAATCCCCGTATTTCAAAAACTGTATGAAAGCTTGAAGGCGGAATACGTTGAGAGTTTTGGGTCAGAACCAGACTATTCATTTTTGTTAGTAAATAGAGTTGTTCCAAAGCAAGGTGGGTTGGGTTCTGGAGGTGGGTGGCATAGAGACTCTTGGTTTAATCAATGTAAGGTTTTTGCTTTTTTGTCTGATGTTGGAGAGAGTAATGGTCCGCTAGAATACATACCTGGATCTAATTCTTTGCTTAGAAAGGGCTGTGATATTTTGAAATATCGTAGAAGTCTGAGGGTTGCGGCGGGAGCTAATATTGAGGGTGTTCCTGTGCTGTTGAAAGCTGGTCAGGGGTTTTCCATGGATACTACTGTTATTCATCGAGGTAGGCCTATATTGGAAGGGGTAAGGTACGCTGCAACTCTGTATGCCTTCAATTTGGATTCTAGGCGATTAGTTAAATGCAAACAGAAATTTGCTGATTTATAA
- the neuB gene encoding N-acetylneuraminate synthase has product MEYKVKIIGEAGVNHNGDESVAMELIDTAKQCDVDVIKFQLFSSTKLVTYSAPKARYQNSLGSEEPSQYEMLKKLELSSASHSRLRTYCDEVGIDYLSTAFDEDNLMFLVKELGVRFLKIPSGDLTNAPLLLQHALLCEEYSIEKMYVSTGMATLADVERALGVIAFGFVAGKNTVPSQSAFYEAYWSDEGQAYLRDKVCLLHCTTEYPSPINEVNLRAMNTMQDAFDLQVGFSDHTEDDIASIGAIARGAKVIEKHFTLDRNMEGPDHAASLDAIQLKQFVKSLRMIELALGNSIKGPTKSEIGNITAARRSIVANGIIQLGEKYSRGNIALKRPGNGISPFEYWNVVGKNSNKEYTDGDLILPSD; this is encoded by the coding sequence TTGGAATATAAAGTCAAAATTATTGGTGAAGCTGGTGTTAATCACAATGGTGATGAATCCGTAGCCATGGAGTTGATTGATACAGCAAAACAGTGCGATGTGGATGTAATCAAATTTCAGCTGTTCTCTTCCACTAAATTGGTAACGTACAGCGCTCCAAAAGCACGCTATCAGAACTCTTTAGGGTCGGAAGAACCTAGCCAATATGAAATGCTTAAAAAGCTAGAATTATCGTCCGCGTCGCATAGCAGGCTAAGAACTTATTGTGATGAGGTTGGGATAGATTATTTATCTACGGCCTTTGATGAAGATAACCTGATGTTTTTAGTAAAGGAGTTGGGTGTTAGATTCCTTAAAATACCATCGGGAGACTTAACGAATGCACCTCTTTTACTTCAGCATGCTTTGCTGTGTGAGGAATATTCCATTGAAAAAATGTATGTCTCAACTGGTATGGCTACTCTCGCTGATGTCGAAAGAGCTTTGGGTGTTATAGCATTCGGGTTTGTTGCCGGCAAAAATACGGTGCCTTCGCAATCTGCCTTCTATGAGGCGTATTGGTCGGATGAAGGGCAGGCGTATCTGAGAGATAAGGTCTGTTTGCTGCATTGCACAACAGAATACCCTTCGCCGATTAACGAAGTGAACTTGCGAGCTATGAACACCATGCAAGATGCATTTGATTTGCAGGTCGGTTTCTCAGATCACACTGAAGATGATATTGCTTCTATCGGCGCTATTGCAAGAGGGGCAAAAGTAATAGAAAAACACTTTACTTTAGATAGAAATATGGAAGGCCCAGATCATGCTGCATCGCTGGATGCGATACAGCTGAAACAATTTGTAAAATCCTTAAGAATGATAGAATTAGCATTGGGGAATTCAATAAAAGGTCCGACCAAGAGCGAGATTGGTAATATTACGGCTGCTCGAAGAAGTATTGTTGCAAATGGAATAATACAATTAGGTGAAAAATACTCTAGAGGTAATATAGCGCTGAAGCGTCCTGGGAATGGTATAAGTCCGTTTGAATATTGGAATGTTGTAGGTAAAAATTCGAATAAAGAATACACCGATGGTGATTTGATTTTACCAAGTGATTAA